From a single Alkalihalophilus pseudofirmus genomic region:
- the yiaA gene encoding inner membrane protein YiaA: MADSNESPFLTKDEPRDVKVKVERKEGEPTAAFKGASWAALLVGVSAYLIGLFNATMELNEKGYYFAILVFGLYAAVSLQKAVRDKEEGIPVTGIYYGISWLALIVAVSLMAIGLYNAGSIILSEKGFYGISFVLSIFAAITVQKNIRDTQVARERE; encoded by the coding sequence ATGGCTGATAGCAATGAAAGCCCGTTTCTAACAAAGGACGAACCGCGTGATGTGAAGGTAAAAGTAGAGAGAAAAGAAGGGGAACCGACTGCAGCCTTTAAAGGAGCAAGCTGGGCAGCTTTGTTGGTCGGTGTTTCTGCTTATCTTATTGGATTGTTTAATGCGACGATGGAATTAAATGAAAAAGGATATTATTTTGCCATATTAGTATTCGGTCTTTATGCAGCTGTATCGCTTCAAAAAGCGGTACGTGATAAAGAAGAAGGGATTCCTGTAACAGGAATTTATTACGGGATCAGCTGGTTAGCTCTTATCGTAGCGGTGTCCTTAATGGCCATCGGATTATACAATGCGGGCAGTATTATTCTTAGTGAAAAAGGGTTTTATGGTATCTCATTTGTTCTAAGTATCTTTGCAGCGATTACTGTGCAAAAAAACATTAGAGACACACAAGTGGCAAGAGAGCGTGAGTAA